The genomic window TGCCGCCTCGACACCACGGGCACGAATGTCCTCGACGACGGGGCGTACCTGATGCAGCACCGCGTCGACGTCCACTCCGCCTCGGGGCAGCGCGCCCCGGAGCTCGGCGATGGACGGGGTACGACCGCGCAGGTCGGTGCGGGCAAGCATGAGAGGTCCTCTCTGGAGAACGGGGTTCGCCTCGATTATCCGTGATCGGCGCACGGCGGTCGCCTTCCGGTCCCTTCTGCGGGCCGAGCAGCGGGTGAACTGCCGCTACCCGGAAAGATACCCGCTCGGACGGGGACGTTCCCGACCGTGCCCGGCCCTGTACTGTCGCTCCGTGTCGTGGCAGCTCTGGTCGGCGTTCTTCGGCGCCGCCTGGGTGATCAGCCTGTCGCCGGGGGCCGGCGCGATCGCGTCGATGTCGACGGGCCTGCAGCACGGGTTCCGGCGCGGCTACTGGAACATTCTGGGACTGCAGCTCGCGTTGCTCCTGCAGATCGCGATCGTCGCCGCCGGGGTGGGCGCACTCCTGGCCGGCTCCACCACGGCGTTCCTGGCCGTGAAATGGTTCGGCGTCGCCTATCTCGCGTATCTCGGTGTGCGGCAGTGGCGTTCGACGCCCGCCGAGATGGAGGTGGCGGCCGGGGACGGGCGGGCGTCGGCCGTGGCGCTGGTGACGCGTGCGTTCCTCGTCAATGCGAGCAACCCGAAGGCGATCGTGTTCATGCTCGCGGTGCTGCCGCAGTTCCTGGACCCGTCCGCCCCGCTGCTGCCGCAGTACGCGCTCATGGCCGCCACCATGGTGGCCGTCGACGTCGCCGTGATGACGGGCTACACCGGGCTCGCGTCCAGGCTGCTGCGCCTGCTGCGGTCCCCGCGCCAGCAGCGCGTCACGAACCGGGTGTTCGCTGCCCTGTTCTTCGTCGCCGCCGCGGCCCTCGCTGCGGCGGTGTGAGGGCGCCCGACCCGACGGCTACCGCACGAACGTCGCCGCCGTCAGCGCCGCGACCTCGTCGAGCCACGCCGCCCGTTGCGCGTCGTCGGCGTCGGTGACCGGGCGCAGCACCCGGCGGACGAACACCGGATCGCCCAGATACGGGGCGAGGCAGTTCCCCCAGATCGCGGCGAGCGGATCGCCGAACACCGCGTCCTCACGCTCGGCGGTGGTGTCCGACGTGTTCACCACCAGCATCTGCCGGACCGTGACCAGACTCTCGGGCACGCCGGTCGCATCCGGGAGCCGGTACGCCACTCCGGGCACGACAACCCGGTCCATCCAGCCCGCCAGGATCGCGGGCGGCTTGCCCCACCAGTTGGGGTGCACGACGACCAGTCCGGCGGCGTCCCGGAGTTCGGTGCGGTGACGTCCCACCACCGTGTCCGCCTCCCGGGCCAGATACGACTCGACGGACTCCCCGGTCGTGTACGCCTCCTCCGCGGACACGACCGGATCGAACCGTTCCGCGTACAGGTCGTGGAACCGCACGTCGAGGCCGGATCCGGTGAGCACCGTCCGGATCCGGTCCGCGAGCGCGTGACAGTAGCTGTCGCTCCGCGGGTGTGCGAGGAGCAACATCACATGCGACACCGACGGCGGCCCTTACATGTCCAGGCCGAGGTCGAGCACCGTCACCGAGTGGGTGAGCGCGCCGACGGCGAGGTAGTCGACGCCGGTCGCGGCGTAGTCGGCGGCCATGTCGAGCGTCAGCCCGCCGGAGGACTCGAGCTTGGTGGACGGCGAGACCGTGTCGCGCCGCTGCACCGCGGTCTGCGTCTGCCACAGCGGAAAGTTGTCCAGCAGAACGAGTTCCGCACCCTCGGCGAGGACCGCGTCGAGCTGTTCGAGGGTGTCGACCTCCACCTCGCACTCGAGATCGGGGGCCGCGGCCTTCACCGCGCGCAGCGCCGCCACGATCGACCCGGCCGCCACGACGTGGTTGTCCTTGATCAGCGCCGCGTCACCGAGACCCATCCGATGGTTGACGCCGCCCCCGGCCCGGACCGCGTACTTCTGCAGCCCGCGCAGCCCGGGCAGCGTCTTGCGGCTGTCCCGGATCTTGCAGTCGGTGCCGTCGACGGCGTCGACCCATGCCGCCGTCGCGGTCGCGATCCCGGACAGGTGGCACATCAGGTTGAGCATCGTGCGCTCCGCGGTGAGCAGCGCCAACGTCGGCGCCTTCACCGTGAGCACGGCGTCGCCCGGCGCGACCCGGGTGCCGTCGGCGACCCGATGGACCACCTCGTAGTTGCCGGCGCCGATCACCTCGTCGAGCACCACCAGACCCACGTCGACACCGGCGACGGTGCCGGCGGCACGGCTGACGACGGACGCCGCGGTGACCGCGTCGGCGGGAACCGTGGCCACCGACGTGACGTCCGGGCCGTAGCGGAGGTCCTCGTCGAGCGCGGTGCGCACCAGCGCGAGCGTCTCCTGCGGATCGAGGCGGTCCTGCGTGTCGGTCACTGTGCTCCTATCGATAGGGGTGTGTCGACGTCGACCACCTCGAGTTCGCCGTCACGGTCGATCCGAACGGGAAGGCTGCGCCGGAACATCTCGGACGTGTCCGGGTGGTCGACGCGAGTATGACAGCCGCGGCTCTCCCTGCGCGCTGCCGCCGCCAGCACCAGTGCGGAC from Prescottella sp. R16 includes these protein-coding regions:
- a CDS encoding LysE family transporter codes for the protein MSWQLWSAFFGAAWVISLSPGAGAIASMSTGLQHGFRRGYWNILGLQLALLLQIAIVAAGVGALLAGSTTAFLAVKWFGVAYLAYLGVRQWRSTPAEMEVAAGDGRASAVALVTRAFLVNASNPKAIVFMLAVLPQFLDPSAPLLPQYALMAATMVAVDVAVMTGYTGLASRLLRLLRSPRQQRVTNRVFAALFFVAAAALAAAV
- a CDS encoding NAD(P)H-dependent oxidoreductase encodes the protein MLLLAHPRSDSYCHALADRIRTVLTGSGLDVRFHDLYAERFDPVVSAEEAYTTGESVESYLAREADTVVGRHRTELRDAAGLVVVHPNWWGKPPAILAGWMDRVVVPGVAYRLPDATGVPESLVTVRQMLVVNTSDTTAEREDAVFGDPLAAIWGNCLAPYLGDPVFVRRVLRPVTDADDAQRAAWLDEVAALTAATFVR
- the nadC gene encoding carboxylating nicotinate-nucleotide diphosphorylase, with amino-acid sequence MTDTQDRLDPQETLALVRTALDEDLRYGPDVTSVATVPADAVTAASVVSRAAGTVAGVDVGLVVLDEVIGAGNYEVVHRVADGTRVAPGDAVLTVKAPTLALLTAERTMLNLMCHLSGIATATAAWVDAVDGTDCKIRDSRKTLPGLRGLQKYAVRAGGGVNHRMGLGDAALIKDNHVVAAGSIVAALRAVKAAAPDLECEVEVDTLEQLDAVLAEGAELVLLDNFPLWQTQTAVQRRDTVSPSTKLESSGGLTLDMAADYAATGVDYLAVGALTHSVTVLDLGLDM